The Burkholderia cepacia ATCC 25416 genome includes a window with the following:
- a CDS encoding cupin domain-containing protein gives MSTPFPRELLKAADIAKMEPTRAVHSLNPNAVRLKRQLSDLTGLTQFGIHLLTLMPGHESAEYHRHLYEEEFVYVLSGTGSVTIGERVSEIGPGDFIGFPRGGEAHTVQNTGDAPLELLVGGQRLEHDVCEYPRIGKRLYIAGELEDYVELPKQP, from the coding sequence ATGTCGACTCCCTTTCCCCGGGAACTGCTGAAGGCCGCCGATATCGCGAAGATGGAACCGACGCGCGCGGTGCACTCGCTGAATCCCAATGCCGTCCGGCTCAAACGACAACTCAGCGACCTGACCGGCCTGACGCAATTCGGTATCCACCTGCTCACGCTGATGCCCGGTCACGAATCGGCCGAGTATCACCGTCACCTGTACGAAGAAGAATTCGTCTACGTGCTGTCCGGCACGGGCTCGGTCACGATCGGCGAACGCGTGAGTGAAATCGGGCCCGGCGACTTCATCGGCTTTCCGCGCGGCGGTGAAGCGCACACGGTGCAGAACACCGGCGATGCACCGCTGGAGCTGCTCGTCGGCGGGCAGCGGCTCGAACACGATGTCTGCGAATACCCGCGTATCGGCAAGCGGCTTTATATCGCCGGCGAGCTTGAAGACTACGTCGAGCTGCCGAAACAGCCCTGA
- a CDS encoding GH92 family glycosyl hydrolase — protein sequence MSRNWGLRAALLALCVGLASCGGDGDSPSAAASNLSAAAQSQGNEDGNGGNSGNGNGNDNDNAASKKNADIRVVQYVNPLIGTDYATDQPADPVGSGLGGGTFPGPTVPFGMMQWSPMTPTAQYDSRKGDGSGFSGGYWYGDTSINAFSILHLSGTGCWANGGYLNVMPQLAPGDAGTPASFSHANETAQAGYYGVTLGNGIKAELTTTLRTGFARFTYPALAQGQQATIAIDPTVLNNRAQGSTGDTISQVGDRALSGTIAGGGFCWAGHAVPVYYYAEFSQPFAVKPALSNDSPAALTFNVDRKHPDVMMKLGISFVSEANAKANLLAENPGTDAQGNRNWRFDKVRGAASAAWNARLNAIQVTGGSDADKTKFYTALYHASLHPNVFNDVNGQYPDFYASNGASAAPTRQVEQGRTMYANFSGWDIDRSFMQLQALLDPVRTSDIVQSLVLDAKACGAFPRWAYFNTETAVMPGDAGSIIVANAHAFGATNFDTQAALSIMKRSTTPGAACAGTPVMGSRADYDRLGYVPSSGPGDNQTASNTLEYAVRDFAVSRFATALGDTATAGTLLKSSGNWQNLFDRNAIEPKTSAGAWVTDGTGFMEGNSEQYTWYVPHDLGGVIAQAGGAAPVVKRLDTFFTHLNIGTVQPYFYVGNEVTMAVPWVYAWAGAPSHTQRVLHASLANEFGTGAAGLPGNDDLGAISGWYVWAALGLYPVVPGVSGVALSSPQFEKIVVRVGQQDGSYRLLHIVAPGAGSGDVASFYVKSLKLNGAPYPTAWLPFEHIAKGGKLSYSMTADASAATWGTDASAMPSFPQAAGAP from the coding sequence ATGTCGAGGAACTGGGGGTTGAGAGCGGCGCTGCTGGCGCTCTGTGTTGGCTTGGCTTCGTGCGGGGGCGATGGCGATTCGCCGTCGGCAGCCGCTTCGAATCTGTCGGCCGCGGCACAGTCGCAAGGCAACGAAGACGGCAACGGCGGCAACAGCGGCAACGGCAATGGAAACGACAACGACAACGCAGCATCGAAGAAGAACGCCGACATTCGCGTCGTTCAGTACGTCAATCCGCTGATCGGCACCGACTACGCGACCGACCAGCCGGCCGACCCGGTCGGCTCGGGTCTGGGCGGCGGCACGTTCCCGGGGCCGACGGTCCCGTTCGGGATGATGCAGTGGAGCCCGATGACGCCCACCGCCCAGTACGACAGCCGCAAAGGCGACGGCTCCGGCTTCTCCGGCGGCTACTGGTACGGCGACACGTCGATCAACGCATTCAGCATCCTGCACCTGAGCGGCACCGGCTGCTGGGCGAACGGCGGCTACCTGAACGTGATGCCGCAGCTCGCGCCCGGCGACGCCGGCACCCCCGCCAGCTTCAGCCACGCGAACGAGACCGCGCAGGCCGGCTATTACGGCGTCACGCTCGGCAACGGCATCAAGGCCGAACTGACGACGACGCTGCGCACCGGCTTCGCGCGCTTCACGTATCCGGCACTCGCGCAGGGCCAGCAGGCGACGATCGCGATCGATCCGACCGTGCTGAACAACCGCGCGCAAGGCTCGACGGGCGACACGATCAGCCAGGTCGGCGACCGCGCGTTGTCCGGCACGATCGCGGGCGGCGGATTCTGCTGGGCCGGGCATGCGGTGCCCGTCTATTACTACGCGGAATTCAGCCAGCCGTTCGCGGTGAAGCCGGCGCTGTCGAACGACAGCCCCGCGGCGTTGACGTTCAATGTCGACCGCAAGCACCCGGACGTGATGATGAAGCTCGGCATTTCGTTCGTCAGCGAAGCGAATGCGAAGGCGAACCTGCTCGCCGAGAATCCGGGCACCGACGCGCAGGGCAACCGGAACTGGCGTTTCGACAAGGTACGCGGCGCGGCGAGCGCCGCGTGGAACGCGCGCCTGAACGCGATCCAGGTCACGGGCGGCAGCGACGCCGACAAGACGAAGTTCTACACCGCGCTGTATCACGCGTCGCTGCACCCGAACGTGTTCAACGACGTGAACGGCCAGTATCCGGACTTCTACGCGTCGAACGGCGCATCGGCCGCGCCGACGCGTCAGGTCGAGCAAGGCCGCACGATGTACGCGAACTTCTCCGGCTGGGACATCGACCGCTCGTTCATGCAGCTTCAGGCATTGCTCGATCCGGTGCGGACCAGCGACATCGTGCAGTCGCTCGTGCTCGATGCAAAAGCGTGCGGCGCGTTCCCGCGCTGGGCGTACTTCAATACCGAGACGGCCGTGATGCCCGGCGATGCGGGCTCGATCATCGTCGCGAACGCGCATGCGTTCGGCGCGACGAACTTCGACACGCAGGCCGCGCTGTCGATCATGAAGCGCAGCACGACGCCGGGCGCCGCATGCGCCGGCACGCCGGTGATGGGCAGCCGCGCGGATTACGACCGGCTCGGCTACGTGCCGTCGTCGGGCCCGGGCGACAACCAGACCGCGTCGAACACGCTCGAATATGCAGTGCGCGACTTCGCGGTGTCGCGCTTCGCGACAGCGCTCGGCGATACGGCGACGGCCGGCACGCTGCTGAAGTCGAGCGGCAACTGGCAGAACCTGTTCGACAGGAACGCGATCGAGCCGAAGACGTCGGCGGGCGCGTGGGTCACCGACGGCACCGGCTTCATGGAAGGCAACTCGGAGCAATACACGTGGTACGTGCCGCACGATCTCGGCGGCGTGATCGCGCAGGCCGGCGGCGCCGCACCGGTCGTCAAGCGGCTCGACACGTTCTTCACGCACCTGAACATCGGCACCGTGCAGCCGTATTTCTACGTCGGCAACGAAGTGACGATGGCCGTGCCGTGGGTCTATGCATGGGCGGGCGCGCCGTCGCATACGCAGCGCGTGCTGCACGCGTCGCTCGCGAACGAGTTCGGCACCGGTGCGGCCGGGCTGCCGGGCAACGACGATCTCGGCGCGATCTCGGGCTGGTACGTGTGGGCCGCGCTCGGTCTCTACCCGGTCGTGCCGGGCGTGAGCGGCGTCGCGCTGTCGAGCCCGCAGTTCGAGAAGATCGTCGTGCGCGTCGGGCAGCAGGACGGCAGCTACCGCCTGCTGCACATCGTCGCGCCGGGCGCGGGTTCGGGCGATGTCGCGTCGTTCTACGTGAAGTCGCTGAAGCTGAACGGCGCACCTTACCCGACCGCGTGGCTGCCGTTCGAGCACATCGCGAAGGGCGGAAAGCTGTCGTATTCGATGACGGCCGACGCGAGCGCGGCGACGTGGGGCACCGACGCATCCGCGATGCCGTCGTTCCCGCAGGCGGCCGGCGCGCCGTAA
- a CDS encoding GH92 family glycosyl hydrolase, whose translation MKLRHVVGIGCLAVLSGCGGDQTSTDASVLAQMSNAQGNRNDQGDQNDQGENGGAGKRSLLRSVDPMIGTANLDINADWSSGVRGHGHVYPGATVPFGMVQLGPDTTGGAHTLPWNWDRTSGYQYDDPLITGFTHTHLSGTGIGSGGEVRFLPTLAPVDTATLAKVAADASITYNASFSHDDETASPGYYRVKMAPVGSGNTPWNVKSAKILAEMAATAHAGVHRYTYFPSAAAQKRSMIVSIDNPIGGSTASGKIRVIDAQTIAGWEITNNWANNKPTYFVARFSKPFDTKHVAFSADGFKAYLTFADGNDSGAVTVKVGISPSSIADAQANLAAEVGAKSFDQVRGAAERVWADALGRIRIKGGSADQRTMFYTSLYRTMLAPTVYNNADGSYVGTDSTNDGTTSPPTTSKHANPGFDYSSTFSLWDTFRAESPLMTLVQPERVDGWVKSLLTQFRQNGKGELPVWPLAQTETFTMAGHPSIPLIADAYLKHLTSAGIDDIWIALTTTQGASAHGFDQYRQRGYVVAGDNASVSTTQDYAFDDWATAAVGKAAGKSTADYRPYLQRSQNYRNVFNPTLNNGWKFSQPKDAQGNWVAGFDPTAAEKTDFSESNAWIDTWNIFHDFPGLVALLGGKSQFIAQLDRTFDPANPLTFLGNQGFPDLTGRSGQFFAGNEPANHLPYLYDVAGMPSKTQDRVRTVMDDMYSLTLTAGDRALLSGDSLKAALADPRRVRDSAIPGNDDCGQLSAWYVLSALGIYSLNPVGGVFYLGTPLFAEATIDIPVASGGGDGGALKFGKSRRFTVTAHTAGGGAPSSVNRYVQSVSLNGVPLHRPYITYDEMKAGGTLDFVMGATPNDGWVSQWNGQDPNSALAPSLTLAGK comes from the coding sequence ATGAAGCTACGTCATGTGGTGGGTATCGGGTGCCTTGCCGTGTTGTCGGGGTGCGGGGGCGATCAGACTTCGACGGATGCGAGCGTGCTCGCGCAGATGTCGAACGCGCAGGGCAACCGGAACGACCAGGGCGATCAGAACGACCAGGGCGAGAACGGCGGCGCGGGCAAGCGATCGCTGCTGCGCAGCGTCGATCCGATGATCGGCACCGCGAACCTCGACATCAACGCGGACTGGAGCAGCGGCGTGCGCGGCCACGGCCACGTGTACCCGGGCGCGACCGTGCCGTTCGGCATGGTGCAGCTCGGGCCGGACACGACCGGCGGCGCGCACACGCTGCCGTGGAACTGGGATCGCACGTCCGGCTATCAGTACGACGATCCGCTCATCACCGGCTTCACGCACACGCACCTGTCGGGCACCGGCATCGGCTCGGGCGGCGAAGTGCGGTTCCTGCCGACGCTGGCGCCGGTCGACACCGCGACGCTGGCCAAGGTGGCCGCCGATGCGTCGATCACCTACAACGCGTCGTTCAGCCACGACGACGAAACCGCGAGCCCCGGCTACTACCGCGTGAAGATGGCGCCGGTCGGCAGCGGCAACACGCCGTGGAACGTGAAGAGCGCGAAGATTCTCGCGGAGATGGCGGCTACCGCGCACGCGGGCGTGCATCGCTACACGTATTTCCCGAGCGCGGCTGCGCAGAAGCGCAGCATGATCGTCAGCATCGATAACCCGATCGGCGGCTCGACCGCGAGCGGCAAGATCCGGGTCATCGACGCGCAGACGATCGCCGGCTGGGAGATCACGAACAACTGGGCGAACAACAAGCCGACGTATTTCGTCGCGCGTTTCTCGAAGCCGTTCGATACGAAACACGTCGCGTTCAGCGCCGACGGCTTCAAGGCCTACCTGACGTTCGCCGACGGTAACGACAGCGGCGCGGTTACGGTGAAGGTCGGCATCTCGCCGTCGAGCATCGCGGATGCACAGGCCAATCTCGCCGCGGAAGTCGGCGCGAAGTCGTTCGATCAGGTGCGCGGCGCGGCCGAACGCGTGTGGGCCGACGCGCTCGGACGGATCAGGATCAAGGGCGGCAGCGCCGACCAGCGGACGATGTTCTATACGTCGCTGTATCGCACGATGCTCGCGCCGACCGTCTACAACAACGCGGACGGCAGCTACGTCGGCACCGATTCGACCAACGACGGCACGACGTCGCCGCCGACGACGAGCAAGCACGCGAATCCGGGCTTCGACTATTCGTCGACGTTCTCGCTGTGGGACACCTTCCGTGCCGAGTCGCCGTTGATGACGCTGGTGCAGCCCGAGCGCGTCGACGGCTGGGTCAAGTCGCTGCTCACGCAGTTCAGGCAGAACGGCAAGGGCGAGCTGCCGGTGTGGCCGCTCGCGCAAACGGAAACCTTCACGATGGCCGGCCACCCGTCGATCCCGCTGATCGCCGATGCGTACCTGAAGCACCTGACGAGCGCGGGCATCGACGACATCTGGATCGCGTTGACGACCACGCAGGGCGCGAGCGCGCACGGTTTCGACCAGTACCGCCAGCGCGGCTACGTGGTCGCGGGCGACAACGCATCGGTGTCGACGACGCAGGACTATGCGTTCGACGACTGGGCGACGGCCGCGGTCGGCAAGGCGGCGGGCAAGAGCACGGCCGACTACCGGCCCTACCTGCAGCGCAGCCAGAATTACCGGAACGTGTTCAACCCGACGCTGAACAACGGCTGGAAGTTCTCGCAGCCGAAGGATGCGCAGGGCAACTGGGTGGCGGGCTTCGACCCGACGGCGGCGGAGAAGACGGACTTCTCCGAATCGAATGCGTGGATCGATACGTGGAACATCTTCCACGACTTCCCGGGGCTCGTTGCGTTGCTCGGCGGGAAAAGCCAGTTCATCGCGCAGCTCGATCGCACGTTCGATCCGGCGAACCCGCTGACCTTCCTCGGCAACCAGGGCTTTCCGGACCTGACCGGCCGCAGCGGCCAGTTCTTCGCCGGGAACGAGCCGGCGAACCATCTGCCGTACCTGTACGACGTCGCGGGCATGCCGTCGAAGACACAGGACCGCGTGCGCACGGTGATGGACGACATGTATTCGCTGACGTTGACGGCCGGCGATCGCGCGCTGCTCAGCGGCGACAGCCTGAAGGCCGCGCTGGCCGACCCGCGCCGCGTGCGCGATTCGGCCATTCCCGGCAACGACGACTGCGGGCAGCTGTCCGCGTGGTACGTGCTGTCCGCGCTCGGCATCTATTCGCTGAATCCGGTGGGCGGCGTGTTCTACCTTGGCACGCCGCTGTTCGCGGAAGCGACGATCGACATCCCGGTTGCATCGGGCGGCGGAGACGGCGGTGCGCTGAAGTTCGGCAAGTCGCGGCGCTTCACCGTGACGGCGCACACGGCCGGCGGCGGCGCGCCGTCGTCGGTCAATCGCTATGTGCAGTCGGTGAGCCTGAACGGCGTGCCGCTGCATCGGCCGTACATCACGTACGACGAGATGAAGGCCGGCGGCACGCTCGATTTCGTGATGGGGGCGACGCCGAACGATGGTTGGGTCAGCCAGTGGAACGGTCAGGATCCGAACAGCGCGCTCGCACCTTCGCTGACGTTGGCAGGGAAGTAG
- a CDS encoding SDR family NAD(P)-dependent oxidoreductase gives MDAPLPPISAPIPETEPETETVAEPRASRLHRPVALVTGSTSGIGAAIARRLAADGYAVILHSRSSADVGRAMARELGAAYVQADLADDAERVRLIRDALAVHGRLDVLVNNAGVSRVIPHDDLAAATPDVWREMHEINVIAPFRLVAEAEAALREAASHGRAGCVVNVSSHAGVRPKGASIPYAAAKAALNHTTRLLARTLAPAIRVNAVAPGLVDTPLTADWTEAQQLWRERAPMRRAAAPDDIAQTVAMLVASDYVTGEIVMLDGGMNLT, from the coding sequence ATGGACGCGCCGCTTCCGCCGATTTCTGCCCCGATTCCCGAAACGGAACCTGAAACCGAAACCGTCGCCGAGCCGCGCGCGTCGCGGCTGCATCGGCCGGTCGCGCTCGTCACCGGATCGACGTCGGGAATCGGCGCGGCGATCGCGCGCCGCCTGGCGGCGGACGGTTATGCGGTGATCCTGCATTCGCGCAGTTCGGCGGACGTGGGGCGCGCAATGGCGCGCGAACTCGGCGCGGCCTACGTGCAGGCCGATCTCGCCGACGATGCCGAACGCGTGCGGCTGATCCGCGACGCACTGGCCGTGCACGGGCGGCTCGACGTCCTCGTCAACAATGCGGGCGTCAGCCGCGTGATTCCGCATGACGACCTTGCCGCGGCGACGCCCGACGTGTGGCGCGAGATGCACGAGATCAACGTGATCGCGCCATTCCGGCTCGTCGCCGAAGCGGAGGCTGCGCTGCGCGAGGCGGCGTCGCACGGGCGGGCCGGGTGCGTCGTGAACGTCAGTTCGCATGCGGGCGTGCGGCCGAAGGGCGCGTCGATTCCCTATGCGGCGGCGAAGGCGGCGCTCAATCACACGACGCGGCTGCTCGCGCGCACGCTCGCGCCGGCGATTCGCGTCAATGCGGTCGCGCCGGGGCTCGTCGATACGCCGCTCACGGCCGACTGGACGGAGGCGCAGCAGCTCTGGCGCGAGCGCGCGCCGATGCGGCGGGCGGCGGCGCCGGATGACATCGCGCAGACGGTCGCGATGCTCGTCGCGTCCGATTACGTGACGGGCGAGATCGTGATGCTCGACGGGGGGATGAACCTGACGTGA
- the surE gene encoding 5'/3'-nucleotidase SurE gives MQETRPLFDRVLLTNDDGFDAPGLEVLEQVAMQLAREVWIVAPAEDQSGTSHSLSLHEPLRVHRKGERRFAVRGTPGDCVAIAVSHLMKDARPDVVLSGVNRGANLGTETVFSGTVGAAMTSMLVGVPAIALSQAFTDRNAVPWNTALAHAPDVIRRLVAAGWDSDACLNVNFPARPADDVRGLKLTNQGAGTLQGVEIVSGRDPREIDYHWLKLARAPREDDPDSETVALGEGYVAVTPLKFERTHDQALAQLRSRLG, from the coding sequence ATGCAAGAAACCCGCCCGCTTTTCGACCGTGTCCTGCTGACCAACGACGACGGATTCGACGCCCCCGGCCTTGAAGTACTCGAACAGGTCGCCATGCAACTGGCGCGCGAAGTGTGGATCGTCGCGCCGGCGGAGGACCAGAGCGGCACGTCGCATTCGCTGAGCCTGCACGAACCGCTGCGCGTGCATCGCAAGGGCGAACGCCGCTTCGCGGTGCGCGGCACGCCCGGCGATTGCGTCGCGATCGCGGTCAGCCACCTGATGAAGGACGCGCGGCCCGACGTCGTGCTGTCCGGCGTGAACCGCGGTGCGAATCTCGGCACCGAAACGGTGTTTTCCGGCACGGTCGGCGCCGCGATGACGAGCATGCTGGTCGGCGTACCGGCCATCGCGCTGAGCCAGGCCTTCACCGATCGCAACGCGGTGCCATGGAACACCGCGCTCGCGCATGCGCCGGACGTCATTCGCCGGCTCGTCGCCGCCGGCTGGGACAGCGACGCGTGCCTCAACGTGAATTTCCCGGCACGGCCGGCCGACGACGTGCGCGGCCTGAAGTTGACGAACCAGGGGGCCGGTACGCTGCAGGGCGTCGAGATCGTGTCGGGCCGCGATCCGCGCGAGATCGACTATCACTGGCTGAAGCTGGCCCGCGCGCCGCGCGAAGACGACCCGGATTCGGAAACGGTCGCACTCGGCGAAGGGTATGTCGCCGTCACGCCGCTGAAGTTCGAGCGCACGCACGACCAGGCGCTCGCGCAACTGCGGTCGCGGCTCGGCTGA